GTCCGCGGCGGTGGACGTGATCGTCACGCCGTGCGCCTTCGCGTCGACGGGAGCGGTTGCGATGTCGGTCATGGTGCCTCCTTCGGGCCGGGTCGAGTGCGGGGCACTCGTCGTCGACCAGTGTAAGCAGCCGGGGGCCGGTTTTGTTCCGGACCCGCGCCTCCCCGGTCGTCGCCGGCGCCGAGGAGGCGCGGGTCGCGCCGTTCAGCCCCTCGCGTCGAGGCGCGCCAACAGGATCGCCTCGCTGAGGATCGCCCGGTGCAGCACGCCGAGGTGCTGCGATTCGTTCGGGCTGTGCGCCCGCGTGTCGGGGTCCTCGACGCCCGTCACGAGGATCTGGGCCTCGGGGAAGGTCCGGACGAGGTCGGCGATGAACGGGATCGACCCGCCGATGCCCGTCTGGACCGGCGCCTCGCCCCAGCCCTCGGTCATCGCGACGGTGGCGTCGGCGATGGCCGTGCCGGTCGTGTCCACCAGGAAGGGATCGCCCCGGTCGACGTCGTCGATCTGCACGTGGGCGCCGAACGGTGCGTGCTCACGCAGGTGCGCCTCCAGGGCGGCGTAGGCGTCCTCGGCGGTCTGCCCGGGAGCGATGCGGGCGCTGATGCGGACCGACACCTCGGGGCTCAGCGTGTTGGACGCGTTGGCGACCGACGGGGCGTCGATGCCGGTCACGGTGATCGACGGCTGTGACCACACCCGGCTCAGGATGGGACCGCGTCCGATGGGAGTCACGCCCTCGAGCAGGCCGCTCTCGTCCCGCAGCTGCTGCTCGCTCTGCTGCGGATGCTCGGCCTCGCGACTCGTCAACCCGGCCACGGCCACGCTGCCGTCGTCGTCGTGCAGGGTCGCGAGCAGCTTCACCATGGCCAGCATGGCGTCGGGCACCGCCCCGCCGAGCATGCCGGAGTGGGACGCGTGCGCCAGGGTGCGGACGGTCAGGCGGAAGGTCACGTTGCCGCGCAGACCGACGGTGATCGCGGGGACCGTCGTGCTCCAGTTGTCGGAGTCGGCGACGACGATGACGTCGGCACGCAACTCGTCCTCGTGCTGCACGAGGAAGTCGGCGAAGGAGCGGGAGCCGAACTCCTCCTCGCCCTCGACGAACAACGAGACGCCGACGCCGAGGTCGTCTCCGAGCACCTCGTGCACCGCGCGCAGGGCCGCCACGTGCGTCATCACGCCGGCCTTGTCGTCGGAGGCTCCGCGCCCGTACAGCCGGTCGCCCTTGACCGTCGGCTCGAACGGAGGGGTGTCCCAGTCGGCGTCGTCGCCCTGGGGCTGCACGTCGTGGTGCGCGTACAGGAGGATGGTCGGCTTGCCGTCGCGGGCCGGACGTCGGGCGAGCACGGCGGGCTGGCCGAGGGTGCCGCTGTCACCGACGGGGGCCCTGCTCACGGTCACCTGGTCGAAGAGGCCCGTGCCCTCGACGAGGGCGGCGACCGCGTCGGCGCTGCGTCGCACGTGCTCGGGGTCGAAGGCGTCCCACGAGACGGAGGGGATGCGCACGAGGGCGCCGAGGTCACTGATCGTCGCGGGCAGACCCGCGTGCACGGCCTCCGCGAGTTCGCTGACAGTACGGGGATCGGTCGGTCGGACGGGATGCTGCGAGTCGCTCATGCAGGTAATCTTAGGAACTCGGACAACCCTGAGGATCTCCCGTGGCCAAGCCAGACAGCAAGACGACCGAGACGACCACCGTCGCCGAGCCCGAGTCGACCGCGGTCGGCAAGGGTCGGCCGACGCCCACGCGACGTGAGCGCGAGGCCGCCAACCAGAGGCCCCTCGTCGCCTCGGGCAAAGAAGCCCAGAAGGCCCAGCGGGCCCGTCTCGCGGAGCAGCGTGACCGTGCCCGTGTCGGCCTCGCGAACGGCGAGGAGCGATTCCTGCCCGACCGCGACAAGGGACCGCAGCGTCGCTTCATCCGCGACCACGTCGACGCCCGCTTCAGCGTCGGCGAGGCCATGATCCCCATCATGGTCGTCGTCATCGCCATGACGCTCGTGCAGTCCGCGGCCATCCAGTCGATTACGTTGCTCGTGCTCTGGGGATTCTTCGCCCTCGCCGTCGTCGACTGCCTGATCGTCGGCCGCAGCGTCAACCGCAAGCTCGCGGCCAAGTACGGTGCCGAGAACGTCCGCAAGGGCAACCGTTGGTACGCGGCCATGCGAGCGATGCAACTCAAGCCCATGCGCCTGCCCAAGCCGCAGGTCAAGCGCGGCGAGTACCCGACCGCCTAGGCGGCACGTCGCCCCGGACGACGAACGGCGTCATCCCTCGCGGGTGACGCCGTTTCGCGTCGGCGGCTGCGTGGACCGGAGGTCTCGTCAGGCGATGGGCCGTCGCCGGCGCATGGCGACGAGCCCTCGGTTGACCTGGCGCGCCCAGAGCGGCCCCCGGTAGAGGAAGGCCGTGTAGCCCTGCACCAGCGTGGCCCCGGCGCGCAGTCGTTCGTCGACGTCCTCGGCGCTCGACACCCCTCCGACCGAGATGACGCACGTCTCGCTCGGGACGGACTCCCGGACGAGCGCCAGGACCTCGAGCGACCGGGCGGCGAGCGGTGCGCCCGACAGACCACCGGCGCCCGCGGCCTCGACGACGGCCCCCTCGGTGACGAGGCCCTCTCTCGACACCGTCGTGTTGGTCGCGATCACGCCCGCCAGGCCGAGCTCGGTGACGAGGGCACCGATCCGGCGAACCCCGTCGTCGTCGAGGTCGGGTGCGATCTTGACCAGCACGGGGGTGTGCCCCGCGGCGTCGCGGACGGCCTCGAGGAGCGGTGCGAGCCGGTCGAGCTCTTGCAGCCCGCGGAGTCCCGGCGTGTTGGGCGAACTGACGTTCACGGCGAGGTAGTCGGCCAGAGGAGCCAGGAGGCGCGTGCTGGCGAGGTAGTCGTCGATCGCGTCGTCGACGTCCACGACGCGACTCTTGCCGATGTTCACGCCGATGACGGGCCGCGACGGAGCGGACCGTGCCCGGCTGAGTTCGAGGGCCGCCGCGTGGGCACCGGAGTTGTTGAACCCCATGCGGTTCACGACGGCGAGGTCGGGGACGAGGCGGAAGAGACGAGGACGGTCGTTGCCGGGCTGCGGCCGAGCCGTCACGGTGCCCACCTCGACGTGCCCGAACCCGAGCGCGCCGAGACCGGCGATGCCCTTGGCGTCCTTGTCGAAGCCTGCTGCGACGCCGAAGGGCGAGGCGAAATGGAGTCCGAGCGCCTCGACGGCGAGGGATGGCGCCGGGGCAGTCAGGCGTCCGACGACGCCGGCCAGGCCCAGCTTGGGGATCGTCTTGATGACTCGGAAGGCGAGATGGTGGGCGTCCTCGGGGTCCATCTTGGCGAAGACGACGTCGAACAGGACGCGGTACGGGGTCCTCACTCGTCGACCGACCGGGTGGAGAGCGGACGGGAGGCGTGCTCTTCGCGCAGCTGGCCGATCGAGGCCTCGAAGTCCTCGAGCGAGTCGAAGGCCTGGTAGACGCTCGCGAAACGCAGGTACGCCACCTCGTCGAGGTCGCGGAGCGGAGGCAGGATGGCCAGACCGATGTCGTTCGCCTCGATCTGCGACGCACCGCTCGCCCGGACGGCCTCCTCGACCTTCTGCGCCAGGACGGCGAGGTCGCCGTCGGTCACCGGACGGCCCTGGCAGGCCTTGCGGACGCCCGAGATGATCTTGTCGCGGCTGAACGGTTCGAGGACGCCGTTGCGCTTCACCACGTTCAGGCTCGCGGTCTCGGTCGTGCTGAACCGACGACCGCAGTTCGGGCACTGCCTGCGACGACGGATCGACGTGCCGTCGTCACTGGTGCGGGAGTCGACGACTCGGGAGTCGGGGTGGCGGCAGAAGGGGCAGAACATGGTGCGGCCAGATTATCGGACGCCGGGGGCGGCGTCGGACGTCCGGGTCGACCGAGTGCCGGCCCGCCGGGACCGGACCCGGCTCAGGGCCGGGAGAGCCGGGCCGCGACGGCCTCGCCGTGGGCGGGCAGCAGCTCGGCGTTCGACAGCGCCACGAGCCGCTCGGCCACGACGCCGAGGGCCTCGGCGTCGTATCGGACGATCTGCTGGGGTCGGAGGAACGTGAACGCGCCGAGCCCGGACGAGAAGCGCGACTGCCCGCTGGTGGGCAGGACGTGGTTCGAACCGGCGAGGTAGTCGCCCAGGCTGACGGGCGTGTCGGGCCCCACGAAGATCGCCCCGGCGTCGGTTATGTCGGCCAGGACGGCGTCGTCGTCGCGGGTCTGGACCTCGAGGTGCTCGGGACCGTAGGCGTTGCTGAAGGCGGCGGCCTGCCGGAGGTCGTCGACCAGGACCACCGCCGACTGGCGACCGGAGAGGGCGGTCCGGACTCGGGCGGCGCTCAGGGTGCGGGGCACGAGCCGGGTCAGTTCGGCGACGACGGCCTCGCCGAAGGCGGCCGAGTCCGTCACGAGGACGGCCGAGGCCTCCTCGTCGTGCTCGGCCTGGCTGATGAGGTCGACGGCGACCAACGTGGCGTCCGCCGAGTCGTCGGCGATGACGAGGATCTCGGTCGCGCCGGCCACCGAATCGATGCCGACTCGACCGCGCACGAGTTGCTTCGCAGCGGCGACGAAGTTGTTGCCGGGACCCGTGATGACCTGGACCGGCTCGAGCTCGAGCTCGGGCACGCCGTAGGCGAGCGCACCGATCGCCCCGGCACCACCGATGGCGTACACCTCGTCGATTCCCAGCAGGCC
This genomic interval from Frigoribacterium sp. Leaf415 contains the following:
- a CDS encoding dipeptidase, which codes for MSDSQHPVRPTDPRTVSELAEAVHAGLPATISDLGALVRIPSVSWDAFDPEHVRRSADAVAALVEGTGLFDQVTVSRAPVGDSGTLGQPAVLARRPARDGKPTILLYAHHDVQPQGDDADWDTPPFEPTVKGDRLYGRGASDDKAGVMTHVAALRAVHEVLGDDLGVGVSLFVEGEEEFGSRSFADFLVQHEDELRADVIVVADSDNWSTTVPAITVGLRGNVTFRLTVRTLAHASHSGMLGGAVPDAMLAMVKLLATLHDDDGSVAVAGLTSREAEHPQQSEQQLRDESGLLEGVTPIGRGPILSRVWSQPSITVTGIDAPSVANASNTLSPEVSVRISARIAPGQTAEDAYAALEAHLREHAPFGAHVQIDDVDRGDPFLVDTTGTAIADATVAMTEGWGEAPVQTGIGGSIPFIADLVRTFPEAQILVTGVEDPDTRAHSPNESQHLGVLHRAILSEAILLARLDARG
- a CDS encoding quinone-dependent dihydroorotate dehydrogenase, producing the protein MRTPYRVLFDVVFAKMDPEDAHHLAFRVIKTIPKLGLAGVVGRLTAPAPSLAVEALGLHFASPFGVAAGFDKDAKGIAGLGALGFGHVEVGTVTARPQPGNDRPRLFRLVPDLAVVNRMGFNNSGAHAAALELSRARSAPSRPVIGVNIGKSRVVDVDDAIDDYLASTRLLAPLADYLAVNVSSPNTPGLRGLQELDRLAPLLEAVRDAAGHTPVLVKIAPDLDDDGVRRIGALVTELGLAGVIATNTTVSREGLVTEGAVVEAAGAGGLSGAPLAARSLEVLALVRESVPSETCVISVGGVSSAEDVDERLRAGATLVQGYTAFLYRGPLWARQVNRGLVAMRRRRPIA
- the hisD gene encoding histidinol dehydrogenase, whose product is MIQTTDLRGLAPTHAQLLDLVPRSHADVGAATDAARRLVDDVRERGAAALRDQAARFDGVRPDTLRVATQTIDDAVAALDPLVKEALVESIARVTQASRAQIPAPTTTRPAPGAVIEQRWQPVTRAGVYVPGGKAVYPSSVVMNVVPAQVAGVSSIALVSPAQREHGGGVHPVILGAAGLLGIDEVYAIGGAGAIGALAYGVPELELEPVQVITGPGNNFVAAAKQLVRGRVGIDSVAGATEILVIADDSADATLVAVDLISQAEHDEEASAVLVTDSAAFGEAVVAELTRLVPRTLSAARVRTALSGRQSAVVLVDDLRQAAAFSNAYGPEHLEVQTRDDDAVLADITDAGAIFVGPDTPVSLGDYLAGSNHVLPTSGQSRFSSGLGAFTFLRPQQIVRYDAEALGVVAERLVALSNAELLPAHGEAVAARLSRP
- the nrdR gene encoding transcriptional regulator NrdR; amino-acid sequence: MFCPFCRHPDSRVVDSRTSDDGTSIRRRRQCPNCGRRFSTTETASLNVVKRNGVLEPFSRDKIISGVRKACQGRPVTDGDLAVLAQKVEEAVRASGASQIEANDIGLAILPPLRDLDEVAYLRFASVYQAFDSLEDFEASIGQLREEHASRPLSTRSVDE
- a CDS encoding DUF3043 domain-containing protein, which produces MAKPDSKTTETTTVAEPESTAVGKGRPTPTRREREAANQRPLVASGKEAQKAQRARLAEQRDRARVGLANGEERFLPDRDKGPQRRFIRDHVDARFSVGEAMIPIMVVVIAMTLVQSAAIQSITLLVLWGFFALAVVDCLIVGRSVNRKLAAKYGAENVRKGNRWYAAMRAMQLKPMRLPKPQVKRGEYPTA